Within the Microbacterium terricola genome, the region GCATCCGTCCATTCGCCGCCGATGAACAGCTGCGTCGGGACAGCGTCCAGCAGGGTCTTCTCAGTCTCGTTCGTCATCGACATCCCTCATCGCCGCCCGCGGCGAAGGCTCGCCGGAGCATCCATTGCCAGTGTCTCACCGCGGAAGAACGCGGGGCGCTTGATCGCCTGCCAGATCATGATCACGATGCCGACCACGATGACCAGCACACCGAGCACGAAGACGAGCCCGAGGCCGCCGATGCTCGAGCCGCTGCCGTAGGCGGGGTCCATCGAGTCGATCAGGGTCGTCACGAACAGCACGGCCAGGATCACGCCGCCGACCAGCGGGAACAGGAACGTGAAGAAGAACGACCGCGCCGAGTCGAACCACTGCCGACGGAAGTACCAGACGCACGCGAACGCGGTGAGCCCGTAGTAGAAGCAGATCATCATGCCGAGCGACAGGATGGTGTCGGTCAGGACGTTCTCGCTGAGGAGGCGCATCACGGCGTAGAACACCGAGGCGACGACGGCCGAGACGATCGTGGCGAAGCCCGGCGTGAAGAACCGCGGGCTGACCTTCGCGAACTTCTCCGGCAGCGCGCCGTAGTGGCCCATCGCCAGGAGCGTGCGCGCGGGGCCGACGGCCGTGGACTGCAGCGATGCGGCGGAGCTGGAGAGCACCGCGAGCGACACCAGGAAAGCGAGCGGCCCGAGAATCGGGTCGGACAGCGCGAAGAAGACGTTGGCCGTGATGTCCTCGTTGCCGAGGCCGAACTCCCCCGTCCCGACGCCGGCGAACATCATCAGGCCGATCGAGATCAGCAGGTAGAGCGAGACGATGATCACGACGGTCGCCATGGCGGCGCGCCCCGGCGTGCGGTCGGGGTCCTTGGTCTCCTCGTTCATGGTGAGGACTACGTCCCAGCCCCAGAAGATGAAGATCGAGAGCGACAGGCCGGCGGCGAACGCGCTGAAGGAGTCGACCTCGAACGGGTTGAACCATGCCCAGTCGAACGGCAGCGGATCGAACGCGGTGCCGTTGACGGCCTTCACGATCGCGACGACCGCGAAGAGCACGAGCACGACGACCTGGAAGGTCACCAGCACGTACTGGAACTTCTGGGTCGTCTGCATGTCGCGGTACGACACGAGGGTCGCGCCGAGCATGAACAGCAGGCAGACCGTCACGTTGATGAACGGGTTGAACGCGAGGTCGGCGATCTCGGGCTGACCGCTCACTTGCGCGATCAGGAGGAAGAGGAACTCGACGGCGATGCCGGCGAGGTTCGACAGGACGATCACGGTCGCGGCGATGAGCCCCCACCCGGTCATCCAGCCGATCCACGGGCCGAACGCGCGCACGCCCCACGTGAACGAGGTGCCGGAGTCGGGCATCGCACGGTTGAGTTCGCGGTAGCCGAAGGCGACCAGGAGCATCGGGATGAATCCGACCAGGATGATCGCGGGCACCTGGACGCCCACGGCGGAGACCGTGGGTCCGAGCGACGCCGTCAGCGTGTAGGCGGGGGCGATCGTCGAGATGCCGATCACGACGGCGCCGACCATGCCGACGGTGCCGGCGCTCAGGCCCTTCTTGGAGATGCCGCCGTCGACCGGTGCGGCGACGGCGGGGGTGGACGAGTCGCTCATGCGCCCGATCCTTCCTTGCTG harbors:
- a CDS encoding APC family permease, whose translation is MSDSSTPAVAAPVDGGISKKGLSAGTVGMVGAVVIGISTIAPAYTLTASLGPTVSAVGVQVPAIILVGFIPMLLVAFGYRELNRAMPDSGTSFTWGVRAFGPWIGWMTGWGLIAATVIVLSNLAGIAVEFLFLLIAQVSGQPEIADLAFNPFINVTVCLLFMLGATLVSYRDMQTTQKFQYVLVTFQVVVLVLFAVVAIVKAVNGTAFDPLPFDWAWFNPFEVDSFSAFAAGLSLSIFIFWGWDVVLTMNEETKDPDRTPGRAAMATVVIIVSLYLLISIGLMMFAGVGTGEFGLGNEDITANVFFALSDPILGPLAFLVSLAVLSSSAASLQSTAVGPARTLLAMGHYGALPEKFAKVSPRFFTPGFATIVSAVVASVFYAVMRLLSENVLTDTILSLGMMICFYYGLTAFACVWYFRRQWFDSARSFFFTFLFPLVGGVILAVLFVTTLIDSMDPAYGSGSSIGGLGLVFVLGVLVIVVGIVIMIWQAIKRPAFFRGETLAMDAPASLRRGRR